In the Diceros bicornis minor isolate mBicDic1 chromosome X, mDicBic1.mat.cur, whole genome shotgun sequence genome, CGAAGGCCACCACGTCCTGGGTGAGCTcccactcttcctcctcctcctccaactgctcctcttcctcctcttcctcctcctcgggCTCCGCCACAGCGACCCTCCCCCTGGCTGCCACCCGCGGGGCCGCGACCTCCTCGATCACCGCCTCCCGCCCCCTGCGCCCTCCGACCAACAAGATGCGGGTTTGGGGGCTCCGGACGCTGGTCTGCTCGCCCTGCACGAGCGGCTGGCGGGAAGGCGCCGTGTGGTAGTTGAGGGCCTGGATGATGAGGCCCTTGACCCGGGCGGGCAGCGCGATGCCAGAGCCCGAGTACACGCGCCGCAGCACGTCGGCTGGCACCAGGCCGAAGCGGACGCGCTCCAGCAGCACGGCGCAGTGAGCCAGGCGTTCGGTCTCGGGCTCCTGCCGCAGCCAGGCCAGCGCCAGGCCCAGTAGCCGGGCCTCAGGCACCCGCGCCACGTCGGGGGCGCCCAGCACGGCCCTCAGCGACGTGGGGTTGAGCTCCAGCAATCCCGCGGGGCCCGCGCCCCGCGCCAGCAGCTCCCTCAGGTGGCGCACGATGCAGCGCTCGGCCGCGTCCAGCGTGTGCACCAGGCCGAAGCGCGCCGCCACGTTGGCGGCGAAGCAGCAGTTCTCCGGGTCCAGCTGGCGCTCCAGGTAGCGGCCGCACAGCCCCAGGGCCTCGGTGACCTGCAGGTAGCTGGCAGCCTCCAGCGTGTCCTCCACGGTGTCCATGGAGAGCGGCAGCCAGGCGGTGTAGATAAAGTCCAGCAGGCGCTGCAGGCCGGCCGCCGACGGCACGTGCAGGTGGATCACGCGCGCTCGCGATTCCCGAGTGTGGCTCTTGAACAGGGCCCTGAAGTAGTCGCTGGAACACGCGAGGAGCGACCTGTGCGCGGGAAACTCGCTGCCCTCGGCCTCCAGCGTCACGTCGCACAGGAAGCCCTCGGCGCGCAGGGCCTGGTAGCCTGTGAGCAGCGCGCCGCCATGAGCTTTGCAGTAAGACAGGAAATAACTCATGATGCCCAGGGCGGGAAGCGGCCGGGCCGGGGCTGGGGCCAGCCGGGCGCGGCCGGAGGCATCCCGGGGCACGGCGCTTCCGAGCCCCCCGCGCGAGCCGCAGAGCCCCTAGCAGGGGCCCATTTTTGCCTGCTCAGCTTAAAGCCCAGGGCTCCTTCATCCAGGTCCGCAGATCTCCCTGTACCCTTCTCAGAGCAAACCGGGTCGGGGAACGCTTTCCAGAAGCCCCTAGTAGCAGAGGACACGGAGTTTGGAGTCTTGCGGGGGGTGCAGGATTTGGTTTCGGAGGCTGCCAGCGCGTTGCCCAAAGCCCCCTCCCCGGCCCAGTTTGGGGAGCCCACACCTGCGCGCCAGGGGCCCAAGTGGCCGCGCACCATCACCTGGAAGGGCCGAGCTGCAGGTGGACTGACTATGGAGGGTGCTGGATCTCCGACAGCCCAGATGCGCAGAGGTGGCCCGGCTCCGGGCGTCCTGGGAgtgcggggcgagggctctgaccTCCCGGGGGTGGACGAAGAGGACGGGTTCTTCGGGCACCCGCTAGGGAGGGGGACAACTGGctacggggcgggggggggggtgagctTGTTCCGCGCGGAGGATCAAATCAAAGCCTACGGGATTAGGGAGGGGGGGCGCTGGTCAGCGCGGCGGGTCGGAGGCGTGATTGGCCGCCGCACATAACATGCCGGTAGCTCACAGCGACAGGAATAGCGCGCGGCCTCGGCCTCCTCGGCGCGCCCCGCCCCGCGTCCCGGCTGCTGGCTGCGAACCGAAGGCCTGGGACCTGACTCCAGTGACCCAACAGGCCGCCGGTCACCAGGGGTCCCGGGAACCCGGCTGGGGGAGCGCTCACTGGAGAGGCGCGAGTCGCCGGGGAACCTGTGCTTGCTGGTGTCCGGGGAGGGACGTCCGGCTGGGCCAGAGGAGAGTCAACCCCCCCCCCGACGGGGTCCCTGCGCCTGGGAAAGAAGCCCCTGGCTGGAAACTTTCTGCTTTGAGGAGGCCCTAATTAACCCGGCGGGAACCAGGATTAAGCGGCCACTTTGCGCGCTGACACCCAGGAGGCCGCTGCGCGCTGAGGAGCCACTGGCGGGAACCTCGCCCGGGCGAATCCGGGGCTCCCCGCCAGCCGCGCTCCGTAACATGCCCCTCACCTGGACTCACCCTGGCGAGATGCTGGGCCTACTCTGCGCCCTTCCCGAGGCAGCTCGCGGCGCTCGGGCTGGCTTGTCTCACATTCCGCGTTCGGGAATTTGCTCCCACCCCCGCTCCCAGACCTCAGCTGAGTTCTCCCTTTCTGTTCTTGGACCTTGCCTGGCCCATCCCTTGGCAAAGTGGACAAGGAAATTGTAGGTGACTTGAGTTTTCTGCCTTTGAATGACCActtcttttaagaaaataattcgtTCCAGTGTCTCTCCCTGACTTTGCAGGCTCTGATCTAATTACTCCCTGCTACGTCTTCAATGCCGTGACGAGATAATGGGCAGTGAGGTTGCAAAGCTCGGTAGAGGCTGGAGTTGCGAAGGGCCCCTcctcatgaagttatttttataagATGAACCCAGCACAGAAATGATGGCTTAAATCACCCCAATCTTGAGACATTGGGAAAGCGTTTCTCCATCTCCTCCATCCTACTCTTAAATAACTAAATGATTAATATAACTATTCTTTCTTGCCAATTTGGGGGCTTCTGAGTATTTTGCTTTCATCTagaattgatttttctatttcctcatgCAACCCCTCTGGCAATCTGTTTTAAGTGGACCTTTTGAGGGCATCTGAAATAACTTGCATTTCT is a window encoding:
- the KLHL34 gene encoding LOW QUALITY PROTEIN: kelch-like protein 34 (The sequence of the model RefSeq protein was modified relative to this genomic sequence to represent the inferred CDS: deleted 1 base in 1 codon), with product MSYFLSYCKAHGGALLTGYQALRAEGFLCDVTLEAEGSEFPAHRSLLACSSDYFRALFKSHTRESRARVIHLHVPSAAGLQRLLDFIYTAWLPLSMDTVEDTLEAASYLQVTEALGLCGRYLERQLDPENCCFAANVAARFGLVHTLDAAERCIVRHLRELLARGAGPAGLLELNPTSLRAVLGAPDVARVPEARLLGLALAWLRQEPETERLAHCAVLLERVRFGLVPADVLRRVYSGSGIALPARVKGLIIQALNYHTAPSRQPLVQGEQTSVRSPQTRILLVGGRRGREAVIEEVAAPRVAARGRVAVAEPEEEEEEEEEQLEEEEEEWELTQDVVAFDVYNHRWRSLTRLPAPLLGHSVCAAGNFLFVLGGENPSGGASSALADGPRTVSAQVHRYDPRFHAWTAVPAMREARAHFWCGAVAEGLLAVGGLGAGGEALASVEMYDLRRDRWTAAEALPRALHGHAGAVGDRGVVYISGGKAERGEGGASSLRDLYTLGPGERAWSKRAPMGTARFGHHMAALRGAVFAFLGRYEPFSEIERYDPGTDQWTRLRPLPYDRFCYGLAVVEETVLLLGGLKWRESRQVPTRNVVGYDLDLDRWEDIGCALPWAWSGVQCAVLQLAEGGDEEREGESGEAPDLMLGLMG